One window from the genome of Brachyspira sp. SAP_772 encodes:
- a CDS encoding pitrilysin family protein: MVKRLTLKNGIRIILEYMPILETVSVGFFFITGSANETEKENGYSHFIEHMLFKGTNDMTSKEIVRYIEGVGGVFNAYTSRHFTSFYVNIISKYFDRAIDTLSNIALNSAFREEDIQKEKKVIIEELKMTSDSPEEIMTNQFFAKAYKGTSMQFPIGGNIKNIKNISRDKILNYFKSHFNSNNLIVSIAGNFDVKSAINKLSSMELKQNILPANEELPFFYKSVSKEKADLNQVYFALITPSYNASDKRKYTMNIVNDIFGGSSYSRLFQSIRENKALCYSIYSNNSAFLNGGTFDIFGSTSLDKYEETLKSIYNEIERLLDERITKEELEEAKESYKSSMSFSKFSASFAMNKNARNELYFSKYVSYKDLYNTIDKININDINKAIEDIFQDKKFFITAVGPKGTKKITDKISKKLKLN, encoded by the coding sequence ATGGTAAAAAGATTAACCTTAAAAAATGGCATAAGAATAATTTTGGAATATATGCCGATTTTAGAGACAGTTTCAGTTGGATTTTTCTTCATTACAGGAAGTGCAAATGAAACTGAAAAAGAAAATGGATATTCACATTTTATAGAACATATGCTATTTAAAGGCACTAATGATATGACCTCTAAAGAGATAGTGAGATATATAGAAGGTGTGGGCGGAGTATTTAATGCATATACTTCAAGACATTTCACTTCTTTTTATGTTAATATAATATCAAAATATTTTGACAGGGCAATAGACACATTATCTAATATAGCATTAAATTCAGCATTTAGAGAAGAAGATATACAAAAAGAAAAAAAGGTTATTATAGAAGAGTTAAAAATGACATCAGACTCTCCAGAAGAAATAATGACCAATCAATTTTTTGCCAAAGCCTATAAGGGAACATCTATGCAGTTTCCTATAGGCGGCAATATTAAAAACATAAAAAATATAAGCAGAGATAAAATATTAAATTATTTTAAAAGTCACTTTAATTCAAATAATTTAATAGTATCAATAGCAGGCAATTTTGACGTAAAATCAGCAATAAATAAATTATCTTCTATGGAGCTTAAACAAAATATATTACCTGCAAATGAGGAATTACCATTTTTTTATAAATCAGTGTCAAAAGAAAAAGCAGACTTAAATCAAGTATATTTCGCTTTAATAACACCATCATATAATGCAAGCGATAAAAGAAAATACACTATGAACATTGTAAATGATATATTCGGCGGAAGTTCATATTCAAGATTATTTCAATCTATAAGAGAAAATAAAGCATTATGCTATAGCATATACAGCAACAATTCAGCTTTTCTAAACGGAGGAACATTCGATATATTTGGTTCAACTAGCTTAGATAAATATGAAGAAACATTAAAAAGTATATACAATGAAATAGAAAGATTATTAGATGAGAGAATAACTAAAGAAGAACTTGAAGAAGCAAAAGAGAGCTATAAAAGTTCTATGTCTTTTAGTAAGTTTAGTGCGAGCTTTGCTATGAACAAAAATGCAAGAAATGAACTTTATTTTTCTAAATATGTATCTTATAAAGATTTGTATAATACAATAGATAAAATTAATATAAATGATATAAACAAAGCAATAGAAGATATATTTCAAGACAAAAAGTTTTTTATTACAGCAGTAGGTCCAAAAGGAACAAAAAAAATCACAGATAAAATAAGCAAGAAATTAAAACTTAATTGA
- a CDS encoding HAD-IIB family hydrolase has protein sequence MKLFVSDYDMTLFINYVVDDKVINAIKKWREKGNIFTIATGRNKFSILEQAKKNNIEFDYIIANNGALIIDKDNNIMLKEEIEKNDAMEVINYLYNNYEGSVEISNAYEVLSIIPRKGDYNLPFKVDRKITIEEAKDIKSFIQINKISPDVNKTEIIQDEINNKFNTVIAYGNITAIDIVRADINKATGIKNLENILKDKNIEKILVAGDSNNDIDMIKKYDGYVQINAREHIKKITNKYFNLVSDIIEANL, from the coding sequence ATGAAATTATTTGTTAGCGATTATGATATGACTTTATTTATTAATTATGTTGTAGATGATAAAGTAATTAATGCTATAAAAAAATGGAGAGAGAAAGGAAATATATTTACTATTGCTACTGGAAGAAATAAATTTTCAATATTGGAACAAGCTAAAAAAAACAATATAGAGTTTGATTATATAATAGCTAATAACGGTGCTTTAATTATAGATAAAGATAATAATATAATGCTAAAAGAAGAGATAGAAAAAAATGATGCTATGGAAGTTATTAATTATTTATATAATAACTACGAAGGAAGCGTTGAAATATCAAATGCATATGAGGTTTTATCTATAATACCTAGAAAAGGGGATTATAATTTGCCTTTCAAAGTAGATAGAAAAATAACAATAGAAGAAGCAAAAGATATAAAAAGTTTTATTCAAATAAACAAGATAAGTCCAGATGTAAATAAAACGGAAATTATACAAGATGAAATAAATAACAAATTTAACACAGTAATAGCCTATGGTAATATTACAGCTATAGATATAGTAAGGGCAGATATTAACAAAGCTACAGGAATAAAAAACTTAGAAAATATTCTAAAAGATAAAAATATAGAAAAAATATTAGTAGCTGGTGATTCAAACAACGATATAGATATGATAAAAAAATATGACGGTTATGTTCAAATTAATGCTAGAGAGCATATAAAGAAAATAACAAATAAATATTTTAATTTAGTATCTGATATTATTGAAGCAAATTTGTAA
- a CDS encoding NAD(P)H-dependent oxidoreductase subunit E, protein MQKDEIKTVIEVCVGLHCSMKGSYALLESIRAHYDLKIGIPSYDGMLLKEVECMHNCNNAISVLINGIECNDSSFGSVIKYIEAVHVKVR, encoded by the coding sequence ATGCAAAAGGACGAGATAAAAACCGTTATAGAAGTATGTGTAGGGCTTCATTGTTCTATGAAGGGTTCGTATGCTCTTTTAGAATCAATTAGAGCCCATTATGATTTAAAAATCGGCATTCCTTCTTATGACGGTATGCTCCTTAAAGAGGTGGAATGTATGCATAATTGTAATAATGCCATTTCTGTTTTAATTAACGGCATAGAATGCAATGATTCTTCTTTTGGCAGCGTTATTAAGTATATAGAAGCTGTACATGTTAAAGTAAGATGA
- a CDS encoding ABC transporter permease: MLNIKTKLLFRKISKQLAIFISAIFIVTLAVLFFVAVKTVYRDFKLTAEEYFDKNNLDDLVLFGMFSEDDIKTIEEIKGINMVEAKHRFQGKIEDIDAIIYATKDNESRINKPYIYDGKYNLETNEIAINKNFADANSLSLGDEVEVIFNDKTNSFTIAALVSYPNYVFLFKDGASTASEAKDFAVIEMNDDNFNYVPYNSMYIKYDDNVNRNNIEQLIRIKLKQKIFFFTDREQSVNYINYEQTLLQIDSFSYISPSILLLMAILLLYIIQRRNVAVERKQIGIMKAIGLTDFSIMFMYIKYSFLVSFFGILLAFIASKILLPPIFESLGAIFDMPNYNYNVYWDLWIISTLIILFVCIFSNLLAAISILKLNPAQSMRGEPPKSSGKTLIEKFSIWNKLSFNSRYAIKNASRSKTRYLASLWGMFAAISMTIFAQGFNNSFDYFLYTLYEKFALYDVSINITPTKWEDNTDILTNDSIKYYDKAAIYQSRLYPAFNDDIESLYLPTLIYKDGFSSLDIPHNDDREDSVMLPKYLADKLKVKENDYIGIELYTLGNSISRRVKVSKLVDQQGMFYIYMDKDFAEDVFKVQNVYNTLFLTSDANQDDVKTMLDDSKDVLYYSFRNDEYQAYKNQMATIYLLVQILIFIAFLLGATSLYGVGVITLATRRYEFTLLKVMGYTTKEIMLASLKETVTQVIIAIPMGILAGYGILYLVKRPFSSKLFSFVPHVYNYSYALAIGLLIVVIFLVSLMSMHYVNKLDMVEGLKDREE; encoded by the coding sequence ATGCTTAATATTAAAACGAAACTTTTATTTAGAAAAATTAGTAAACAGCTTGCGATATTCATATCTGCTATTTTTATAGTAACTTTAGCGGTGTTATTTTTTGTGGCTGTAAAGACTGTATATAGAGATTTTAAGCTTACTGCTGAAGAGTATTTTGATAAAAATAATTTAGATGATTTAGTATTATTTGGAATGTTTAGCGAAGATGATATAAAGACCATTGAAGAGATTAAGGGTATTAACATGGTGGAAGCTAAACATAGATTTCAAGGCAAAATAGAGGATATTGATGCTATTATATATGCTACAAAAGATAATGAAAGCAGAATAAATAAGCCTTATATATATGACGGAAAATATAATTTAGAAACTAATGAGATAGCAATTAATAAAAATTTCGCAGATGCTAATTCATTATCTTTAGGCGATGAAGTTGAGGTTATATTTAATGATAAAACTAATTCTTTTACAATAGCTGCTTTAGTATCATACCCTAATTATGTGTTTTTATTTAAAGACGGTGCTTCAACAGCTTCCGAGGCTAAAGATTTTGCTGTTATAGAAATGAATGATGATAACTTTAATTATGTGCCTTACAATTCTATGTATATCAAATACGATGATAATGTAAATAGAAATAATATAGAACAGCTTATTAGAATAAAATTAAAACAAAAAATATTCTTCTTTACGGACAGAGAACAATCTGTTAATTACATAAACTATGAACAAACATTGCTTCAAATAGATTCTTTTTCATATATTTCACCTTCTATACTTTTACTTATGGCAATACTTCTTTTATATATCATACAAAGAAGAAATGTTGCTGTTGAAAGAAAACAAATAGGTATAATGAAAGCTATTGGTCTTACAGATTTTTCTATTATGTTTATGTATATAAAATATTCTTTTTTGGTATCATTTTTTGGAATACTATTAGCTTTTATTGCAAGTAAAATTCTTCTGCCGCCTATATTTGAATCTCTTGGGGCTATATTTGACATGCCTAATTATAATTATAATGTATATTGGGATTTATGGATAATATCAACTTTAATAATATTGTTTGTATGTATATTCTCTAATTTGCTTGCTGCTATTTCTATATTAAAGCTAAATCCTGCTCAGTCTATGAGAGGTGAGCCTCCAAAGAGTTCTGGTAAAACATTAATAGAGAAATTCAGCATTTGGAATAAATTATCATTCAACAGCAGATATGCTATAAAAAATGCCTCAAGAAGCAAAACAAGGTATTTAGCATCGCTTTGGGGAATGTTTGCTGCAATTAGTATGACTATATTTGCTCAAGGGTTTAATAACTCTTTTGATTATTTTTTATACACTCTTTATGAAAAATTTGCTTTATATGATGTTTCTATAAATATCACTCCTACAAAATGGGAAGATAATACTGATATACTCACTAATGATAGCATTAAATATTATGATAAGGCTGCTATTTATCAATCAAGGCTTTATCCTGCTTTTAATGATGATATTGAAAGTCTTTATTTACCAACTTTAATATATAAAGATGGTTTTTCTTCTCTTGATATACCGCATAATGATGATAGAGAAGATTCTGTAATGCTGCCTAAATATTTGGCAGATAAATTAAAAGTAAAAGAAAATGACTATATAGGTATAGAATTATATACTCTTGGAAACAGCATATCAAGAAGAGTTAAGGTTAGCAAACTTGTTGATCAGCAGGGTATGTTTTATATTTATATGGATAAAGATTTTGCAGAAGATGTTTTTAAAGTACAAAATGTTTATAATACTTTATTTTTAACTTCTGATGCTAATCAAGATGATGTAAAAACTATGTTAGATGACAGTAAAGATGTATTATATTACAGCTTTAGAAATGATGAATATCAGGCATATAAAAATCAAATGGCTACAATATATTTACTTGTACAAATACTTATATTTATAGCGTTCTTGCTTGGTGCTACATCGCTTTATGGTGTTGGTGTTATTACTTTGGCTACAAGAAGATATGAGTTTACGCTTCTTAAAGTTATGGGTTACACCACTAAAGAGATAATGCTTGCATCATTAAAAGAAACTGTTACTCAAGTGATAATAGCAATACCTATGGGAATATTGGCAGGATATGGTATACTTTATTTGGTTAAGAGACCTTTTTCAAGTAAGTTGTTTTCGTTTGTACCGCATGTTTATAATTATAGTTATGCATTAGCAATAGGCTTACTTATTGTTGTTATATTCTTGGTGTCTTTAATGAGTATGCATTATGTCAATAAGCTTGATATGGTTGAGGGCTTAAAAGACAGAGAAGAGTAA
- a CDS encoding ABC transporter ATP-binding protein has protein sequence MSHLYEINNISKIYGHGGGATEALKSVNLTIEEGKLTAILGPSGSGKSTLLNILGALDKPTGGRVLFLGEDITHYSNKKLAKFRRENIGFVFQSYNLLPNLTALENVEFSTEITGLTRDNAENALKLLGLEHRMKHYPTELSGGEQQRVSIARAIAKKPKVVLCDEPTGALDNKTGIMALRILRNLNKDLGTSIVLITHSKEIAKMADTVVKVLSGEVIEKYDVENPLNPEDIEW, from the coding sequence ATGAGTCATCTTTATGAAATAAACAATATTAGTAAGATATATGGTCATGGAGGAGGTGCTACAGAGGCATTAAAATCTGTTAATCTTACTATAGAAGAAGGAAAGCTTACTGCTATACTTGGACCGAGCGGTTCTGGTAAGAGTACGCTTTTAAATATACTTGGAGCATTGGATAAGCCTACAGGCGGAAGAGTATTATTTTTGGGTGAAGATATTACTCATTACAGCAATAAAAAGCTAGCTAAGTTTAGAAGAGAAAATATAGGATTTGTATTTCAAAGCTATAACCTACTTCCAAATTTAACTGCTTTAGAGAATGTTGAATTTTCTACAGAAATAACTGGGCTTACAAGAGATAATGCTGAAAATGCTTTAAAACTTTTGGGGCTTGAACATAGAATGAAGCATTATCCTACAGAATTATCTGGAGGAGAACAGCAGAGGGTGAGTATTGCTAGGGCTATAGCTAAAAAGCCTAAGGTTGTACTTTGCGATGAACCTACTGGTGCTTTGGATAATAAGACTGGTATTATGGCTCTTAGGATATTAAGAAACTTAAATAAGGATTTAGGTACTAGTATAGTATTAATCACTCATAGTAAAGAGATTGCTAAAATGGCTGATACAGTTGTTAAGGTTTTAAGCGGAGAGGTGATAGAAAAATATGATGTAGAAAATCCTTTAAATCCTGAAGATATAGAATGGTAA
- a CDS encoding mannose-1-phosphate guanylyltransferase produces MKTSVIIMAGGIGERLWPLSREKKPKQFLKIIDNKSLIEQTIDRALKITEEENIFIITGKRYKEVFSTYIPNFKKDNIIYEPVGRDTAAAVALGVLTVKEKIGDSNVVIIPADPIIKDEDLFIDTIKEAIEATIKTKNIVVVGIKPTRAETGYGYIKLDKNINGNEYIVHKFVEKPDFENAKKFLEDGHYLWNSGMFIWDSESILNSINKFMPDTLNKVNDTLKNINNEDKSLEIFNSIDKISFDFGVMEKLEDIICIKSSFFWDDLGAFSALGRIHDKDENNNVVIGQVYLKNSSNNIIINDDDDLLTLNGINNTTIVKSNGVVLMYPNNEDSKIKEILKDIREKNELSKYRELL; encoded by the coding sequence ATGAAAACTTCTGTAATTATTATGGCTGGAGGTATAGGAGAGAGACTATGGCCTTTAAGCAGAGAGAAAAAGCCAAAACAATTTTTAAAAATAATTGATAATAAATCACTTATAGAACAAACTATAGATAGGGCTTTAAAAATTACAGAAGAGGAAAATATTTTTATAATAACAGGTAAAAGATATAAAGAGGTTTTTTCTACTTATATTCCAAACTTTAAAAAAGATAATATTATATATGAACCTGTTGGAAGAGATACTGCTGCAGCCGTAGCTTTAGGAGTGTTAACTGTAAAAGAAAAAATAGGCGATTCGAATGTAGTAATAATTCCTGCTGACCCTATAATAAAAGATGAAGATTTATTTATAGATACAATAAAAGAGGCTATAGAAGCAACTATAAAAACAAAAAATATTGTAGTTGTAGGAATAAAACCTACTAGAGCTGAAACGGGATATGGATATATAAAATTAGATAAAAACATAAATGGTAATGAATATATTGTTCATAAGTTTGTAGAAAAACCAGATTTTGAAAATGCAAAGAAGTTTTTGGAAGATGGGCATTATTTATGGAATAGCGGTATGTTTATATGGGACAGTGAAAGCATATTAAACAGTATAAACAAATTTATGCCTGATACACTTAATAAAGTAAATGATACATTAAAAAATATTAACAATGAAGATAAATCATTAGAAATATTTAATAGTATTGATAAAATTTCTTTCGACTTTGGTGTAATGGAGAAGCTAGAAGATATTATATGTATAAAGTCTTCTTTTTTCTGGGATGATTTAGGAGCTTTTTCTGCACTTGGAAGAATACATGATAAAGATGAAAATAATAATGTTGTAATAGGGCAGGTATATCTTAAAAACTCTAGTAATAATATTATAATAAATGATGATGATGATTTGCTTACTTTAAATGGAATTAACAACACAACAATTGTTAAATCTAATGGCGTTGTTTTAATGTATCCAAATAATGAAGATTCTAAAATAAAAGAGATATTAAAAGACATTAGAGAGAAAAATGAATTAAGCAAATATAGAGAATTATTATAA
- the coaBC gene encoding bifunctional phosphopantothenoylcysteine decarboxylase/phosphopantothenate--cysteine ligase CoaBC: MKILLAITSSISAYKMPFLVSMLKKQGHEVICAITKNAEYMVGVKALETMSGNPVIRDMWEEEDPLTHINVSRKTDVFLLAPADANTISKIANGICDNTVTTIACAYTGKKMFAPAMNPNMWFNKAVQKNVHYLIEELEYTMIGPAAGNMACNDTGIGRLADLEEILDKVVNNFSHFSLRYDNIRFTVTSGATKEWIDPIRYITNNSSGKMGEAIYNEIHLGGGISTYIEGDVNEELRVYASDKKIKIDTTEDLKNNVLAELENTDILLMAAAPLDFRPAIVYDKKLKKQNINAIELKQNDDILASTRDKKSKNTLIVSFAAETALNDEELRNYAIEKMNKKGADMIVANNIKDAIGKDTNKISIFFKDGRVRNFPTLSKRECAKEIVSVAVEEWKNKKYN, translated from the coding sequence ATGAAAATTTTATTAGCTATAACTAGTTCTATATCAGCATATAAGATGCCGTTTCTTGTTAGTATGTTAAAGAAACAAGGTCATGAAGTAATATGTGCTATTACAAAAAATGCAGAATATATGGTAGGTGTAAAAGCATTGGAAACAATGAGCGGTAATCCTGTTATAAGAGATATGTGGGAAGAAGAAGACCCTCTCACACATATAAATGTTAGCAGAAAAACCGATGTATTTTTATTAGCACCTGCAGATGCCAATACTATATCAAAAATAGCAAATGGTATATGCGATAATACCGTTACTACTATAGCATGTGCCTACACAGGAAAAAAGATGTTTGCCCCTGCTATGAACCCTAATATGTGGTTTAACAAAGCTGTGCAAAAAAATGTTCATTATTTAATTGAAGAGCTTGAATATACTATGATTGGTCCTGCTGCTGGAAATATGGCTTGCAATGATACAGGTATAGGAAGACTTGCAGATTTGGAAGAGATATTAGATAAAGTTGTTAATAACTTTAGTCATTTTAGTTTGAGATATGACAATATAAGATTTACAGTAACATCTGGTGCTACAAAAGAATGGATAGACCCTATAAGATATATTACAAATAACTCAAGCGGAAAGATGGGAGAAGCTATATATAATGAGATACATCTTGGAGGAGGAATATCTACTTATATAGAAGGTGATGTTAATGAAGAGCTTCGTGTATATGCAAGTGATAAAAAGATAAAAATAGATACAACAGAAGATCTAAAAAATAACGTATTAGCTGAACTTGAAAATACTGATATTTTGCTTATGGCAGCTGCTCCTTTAGATTTTAGACCTGCTATTGTATATGATAAAAAGTTAAAAAAACAAAATATTAATGCTATAGAATTAAAACAAAATGATGATATATTAGCGAGCACAAGGGATAAAAAATCAAAAAACACTCTTATAGTTTCATTTGCTGCTGAGACGGCACTAAATGATGAAGAGCTAAGAAATTATGCTATAGAAAAAATGAACAAAAAGGGAGCGGACATGATAGTTGCTAATAACATAAAAGATGCTATTGGTAAAGACACTAATAAAATAAGCATTTTTTTCAAAGACGGAAGAGTAAGAAATTTTCCTACTTTAAGTAAAAGAGAATGTGCTAAAGAAATTGTTAGTGTTGCTGTTGAAGAATGGAAGAATAAAAAATATAATTAA
- a CDS encoding extracellular solute-binding protein, with product MKKNILLMLLVLGNILSAEIFVYGPGGPAPVIKELAKQFEDKTGEKVTVIAGPTANWIDKAKQNADIIFSGSTSMMDGFIKMLPNRLRVEDIQVLNIRRAGIIVRPNNPKNIKTFNDILKPNINVMVVDGAGQVGLYEDMALLNADKSALTKLRKNIKFYAPSSAAAVEKWNSDKTIDALIIWSHWVYSIGLDKSQFVDLKSNVIYRSSEAAVTTTSKNKAKAQEFIKYITSKEAESVWKKYSWEIK from the coding sequence ATGAAAAAAAATATTTTATTAATGCTCTTAGTTTTAGGAAATATACTATCTGCTGAGATATTTGTATATGGTCCGGGAGGCCCTGCTCCTGTAATAAAAGAGTTAGCAAAACAATTTGAAGATAAAACAGGAGAAAAAGTTACTGTTATAGCTGGGCCTACTGCTAATTGGATAGATAAGGCAAAACAAAATGCTGATATTATTTTTTCTGGAAGCACTTCTATGATGGATGGATTTATAAAAATGCTTCCTAATCGATTAAGAGTTGAAGATATTCAGGTATTAAATATCAGAAGGGCTGGAATCATTGTAAGACCTAATAACCCTAAAAATATAAAAACTTTTAACGACATATTAAAACCTAATATAAATGTTATGGTTGTAGATGGGGCAGGGCAGGTTGGATTATATGAAGATATGGCTCTTTTAAATGCTGATAAAAGTGCTTTAACTAAGCTAAGAAAAAATATTAAATTTTACGCACCAAGTTCGGCTGCTGCTGTTGAGAAATGGAATAGTGATAAAACGATAGATGCTTTAATAATATGGAGCCACTGGGTATATTCTATAGGTTTAGATAAATCTCAATTTGTGGATTTGAAAAGTAATGTAATATATCGCTCTAGTGAAGCTGCTGTTACAACAACATCAAAAAATAAAGCAAAAGCTCAAGAGTTTATAAAATATATTACAAGTAAAGAAGCCGAATCTGTATGGAAAAAATATAGTTGGGAAATTAAATAA
- a CDS encoding secondary thiamine-phosphate synthase enzyme YjbQ, with amino-acid sequence MKSYRKVLEINYPKRRGYINITNEVQRCLEESGIKEGLVLCNAMNITASVFINDDEGGLHNDFEVWLEKLAPEKPHNQYRHNGYEDNADAHLKRQIMGREVVVAVTNGKLDFGTWEQIFYGEYDGMRNKRVLIKIIGE; translated from the coding sequence ATGAAATCATATAGAAAAGTTTTAGAAATAAATTATCCAAAGAGAAGAGGGTATATTAATATCACAAATGAAGTTCAAAGATGCTTAGAAGAAAGCGGCATAAAAGAGGGATTAGTTTTATGCAATGCTATGAACATTACAGCTAGTGTATTTATTAATGATGATGAGGGCGGACTTCATAATGATTTTGAGGTTTGGCTTGAGAAATTAGCTCCAGAGAAGCCTCATAATCAATATAGACATAATGGTTACGAAGATAATGCTGATGCTCATTTAAAAAGACAGATTATGGGCAGAGAGGTTGTTGTAGCTGTTACTAATGGCAAATTAGATTTTGGCACTTGGGAGCAAATTTTCTACGGTGAATATGATGGTATGAGAAACAAAAGAGTATTAATTAAAATAATTGGAGAATGA
- a CDS encoding phosphopentomutase, translating to MSKKKAVLIVVDSCGVGALPDAKEFGDEGVNTLANLAKASGGISLPNMEKIGLGNIIDIEGVAKVDNAEGYYGKAMETSKAKDTTTGHWEIAGLVSTKPFNTYPNGFPDITIKEIEKMSGRAVVCNKPYSGTDVINDYADEQLKNGSLIVYTSADSVLQIAAHEDIIPIDELYRICEKSLEICNKYSPVARVIARPYIGTKGNYKRTERRHDYSVPPSGETMLDRLKNNNLPVIGIGKTSDIFAGVGITENRLTNKNNLDGIEKTIKAIKEVDNGLIFTNLVDFDMLYGHRRDYIGYKNALEELDKYIPEMIDNLNDDDLLIITADHGCDPTYKGSDHTREYIPILAFGKKLNKNINIGVKESFVSIAATIEKYLLGQTKLEGAFI from the coding sequence ATGAGTAAGAAAAAAGCCGTTTTAATAGTTGTAGATAGCTGCGGTGTGGGGGCTTTACCTGATGCTAAAGAGTTTGGAGATGAGGGAGTGAATACTTTGGCTAATTTAGCTAAGGCATCTGGCGGAATAAGTTTGCCTAATATGGAGAAAATTGGGCTTGGAAATATTATAGATATAGAAGGTGTGGCAAAAGTAGATAATGCTGAAGGATATTACGGCAAGGCAATGGAAACTTCCAAAGCAAAAGACACTACTACAGGTCACTGGGAGATAGCTGGTTTGGTTTCTACAAAGCCTTTTAACACTTATCCTAATGGTTTTCCTGACATCACTATAAAAGAAATAGAGAAAATGTCTGGAAGGGCTGTTGTATGCAATAAGCCTTATTCTGGTACTGATGTTATAAATGATTATGCTGATGAGCAATTAAAAAACGGCTCTTTAATAGTATATACTTCTGCTGATTCTGTGCTTCAAATAGCAGCTCATGAAGATATTATACCTATAGATGAACTTTATAGAATATGTGAAAAGTCTTTAGAGATATGCAATAAATATTCACCAGTTGCGAGGGTTATAGCACGTCCTTATATTGGCACTAAGGGTAATTATAAAAGAACAGAAAGACGCCATGACTATTCTGTGCCTCCAAGCGGGGAAACTATGCTTGATAGGCTTAAAAATAATAATTTGCCTGTTATTGGTATAGGTAAAACTAGTGATATATTCGCTGGTGTTGGTATTACTGAAAACAGATTAACCAATAAAAACAATCTTGATGGTATAGAGAAAACTATTAAGGCTATTAAAGAAGTTGATAATGGTCTTATATTTACTAATTTAGTTGATTTTGATATGCTTTATGGTCACAGAAGAGATTATATAGGATACAAAAACGCTTTAGAAGAACTTGATAAATATATACCAGAGATGATTGATAATTTGAATGATGATGACTTGCTTATAATAACAGCCGACCATGGATGCGACCCTACCTACAAAGGAAGCGACCACACGAGGGAGTATATACCAATACTTGCTTTTGGAAAGAAATTAAATAAAAATATTAATATAGGTGTAAAAGAATCATTTGTTTCTATAGCAGCTACAATAGAGAAATATTTGCTTGGACAAACAAAGCTAGAAGGAGCTTTTATATAA